A single window of Anopheles moucheti chromosome 2, idAnoMoucSN_F20_07, whole genome shotgun sequence DNA harbors:
- the LOC128298274 gene encoding uncharacterized protein LOC128298274, protein MIANATVPRLASVAAQALQRRTYFSVTSTLPQVRVSLAEKAAHGLAIFGGVIAYPIWVIAHVREYKGGN, encoded by the exons ATGATTGCTAACGCTACCGTACCGCGATTGGCCAGCGTCGCCGCCCAGGCCTTGCAGCGCAGGACGTACTTCTCCGTCACGAGCACTCTGCCCCAGGTTCGCGTATCCCTCGCG GAAAAAGCCGCCCATGGCCTGGCCATCTTCGGCGGTGTTATTGCCTACCCGATCTGGGTCATTGCTCACGTTCGTGAGTACAAGGGAGGCAACTAA
- the LOC128310685 gene encoding 2,3-bisphosphoglycerate-dependent phosphoglycerate mutase-like isoform X2, giving the protein MHKATYSVTFVRHGESEWNKMNLFCGWHDVGLSEEGEWDALEVSAAALKRENMCYDVVFTSCLRRANQTLDIILKELNLSDIPVRQLWRLNERHYGALTGFNKRQMADIYGEEQVQVWRRSFDVPPPAIEPTNPYYHAIKSNPRLRHINEKDFPLTETLETTMERVVPEWTDSIIPEVRAGKRVLVVAHGTSLRGLVKHIQDADIMKFNLPNSIPFIIDFDESMKMVGGIRFLANDETVLKAMEKVASIGGK; this is encoded by the exons ATGCACAAAGCAACGTACAGTGTTACCTTCGTTCGCCATGGCGAAAGCGAATGGAATAAGATGAACCTTTTCTGCGGCTGGCACGACGTGGGCCTCAGCGAggaag GTGAATGGGACGCCCTGGAAGTGTCGGCAGCCGCACTGAAGCGAGAAAACATGTGTTACGATGTCGTGTTCACTTCCTGCCTGCGCCGCGCCAACCAAACGCTCGACATCATCCTAAAGGAGCTGAATCTGAGCGATATTCCGGTTCGGCAGCTGTGGCGCCTGAACGAACGACACTACGGTGCGCTGACCGGTTTCAACAAGCGCCAGATGGCCGACATCTACGGCGAGGAGCAGGTGCAGGTGTGGCGCCGAAGCTTCGACGTGCCGCCACCGGCCATCGAACCGACCAACCCATATTATCACGCCATCAAGAGCAATCCCCGGTTGCGGCACATCAACGAGAAAGATTTCCCATTGACCGAAACACTCGAAACCACCATGGAGCGGGTCGTGCCCGAGTGGACCGACTCCATCATACCGGAGGTCCGTGCTGGCAAGcgtgtgctggtggtggcgcATGGTACCAGCTTGCGTGGGTTGGTAAAGCACATTCAAG ACGCAGATATCATGAAGTTCAACCTGCCGAACAGTATTCCGTTCATCATCGACTTTGACGAGTCGATGAAGATGGTTGGTGGCATCCGGTTCCTGGCGAACGACGAGACGGTACTGAAGGCAATGGAGAAGGTGGCCTCGATCGGTGGAAAGTAG
- the LOC128310685 gene encoding 2,3-bisphosphoglycerate-dependent phosphoglycerate mutase-like isoform X1: MHKATYSVTFVRHGESEWNKMNLFCGWHDVGLSEEGEWDALEVSAAALKRENMCYDVVFTSCLRRANQTLDIILKELNLSDIPVRQLWRLNERHYGALTGFNKRQMADIYGEEQVQVWRRSFDVPPPAIEPTNPYYHAIKSNPRLRHINEKDFPLTETLETTMERVVPEWTDSIIPEVRAGKRVLVVAHGTSLRGLVKHIQDISDADIMKFNLPNSIPFIIDFDESMKMVGGIRFLANDETVLKAMEKVASIGGK, from the exons ATGCACAAAGCAACGTACAGTGTTACCTTCGTTCGCCATGGCGAAAGCGAATGGAATAAGATGAACCTTTTCTGCGGCTGGCACGACGTGGGCCTCAGCGAggaag GTGAATGGGACGCCCTGGAAGTGTCGGCAGCCGCACTGAAGCGAGAAAACATGTGTTACGATGTCGTGTTCACTTCCTGCCTGCGCCGCGCCAACCAAACGCTCGACATCATCCTAAAGGAGCTGAATCTGAGCGATATTCCGGTTCGGCAGCTGTGGCGCCTGAACGAACGACACTACGGTGCGCTGACCGGTTTCAACAAGCGCCAGATGGCCGACATCTACGGCGAGGAGCAGGTGCAGGTGTGGCGCCGAAGCTTCGACGTGCCGCCACCGGCCATCGAACCGACCAACCCATATTATCACGCCATCAAGAGCAATCCCCGGTTGCGGCACATCAACGAGAAAGATTTCCCATTGACCGAAACACTCGAAACCACCATGGAGCGGGTCGTGCCCGAGTGGACCGACTCCATCATACCGGAGGTCCGTGCTGGCAAGcgtgtgctggtggtggcgcATGGTACCAGCTTGCGTGGGTTGGTAAAGCACATTCAAG ATATTTCAGACGCAGATATCATGAAGTTCAACCTGCCGAACAGTATTCCGTTCATCATCGACTTTGACGAGTCGATGAAGATGGTTGGTGGCATCCGGTTCCTGGCGAACGACGAGACGGTACTGAAGGCAATGGAGAAGGTGGCCTCGATCGGTGGAAAGTAG